The following are encoded together in the Vigna angularis cultivar LongXiaoDou No.4 chromosome 9, ASM1680809v1, whole genome shotgun sequence genome:
- the LOC108336798 gene encoding gibberellin-regulated protein 14-like, with protein MGPPPTPTVQPPTPAVDPTPTPVVDPTPTPAVHPSTTPATDPIPPPIIITPTLVPDPTSIPSSSVIPPSDTVTPSADQDSSADGEEFTNFKALVMRVLPATSQDELVIPPTQPQPSLSPVVPQQPSLVQPSSVQPIVVQPSIPEQDDEDHSDDNYVQY; from the exons AtggggcctcctcctacccctacagTACAGCCTCCTACACCtgcagtagaccctactcctacACCTGTagtagaccctactcctacCCCTGCAGTACACCCTTCTACTACCCCTGCAACAGACCCTATTCCTCCTCCTATAATTATAACCCCCACTCTTgtccctgaccctacttctataccttcctcatctgtTATACCGCCTTCTGACACTGTCACACCATCTGCTGATCAAGATTCAAGTGCTGATGGTGAAG agtttacaaacttcAAGGCCTtggtcatgagagtgttgcctgCTACTTCACAAGATGAATTAGTTATCCCTCCAACCCAGCCACAACCCTCCTTGTCACCCGTTGTCCCTCAGCAGCCCTCAttagtccaaccctcatcagtccaacccataGTAGTCCAACCATCTATACCGGagcaagatgatgaagatcattctgatgataactatgtacaGTATTGA